One stretch of Hymenobacter chitinivorans DSM 11115 DNA includes these proteins:
- a CDS encoding sensor histidine kinase yields MRTTFLSGTRARAMPLFNYFHPTMPPLQARRPWLRLLLTLLTVAVTISFFTCLDCLNNPRHLLVNFGFTSIYTVGLWLTNGYAVDWLDKYVGWKQAPGRRLVYTLLVSLGGSLAVIVLVQTLILLYEQRSLSELWSVRRAGAYFFPLATTAMISLFLHSRSFLMGWREALVRNERLQKEMAQAEAESLRQQLDPHFMFNALNALTSLVEEEPKLAVRFIRQLSQVYRYVLDARQREVVPLADELEFAQSYLFLQNIRYGEALHVELPTAREVPSNFVVPPLSLQLLLENALKHNAASATQPLHLRIALDEAGKSLTVRNTLRPRRLAPGESLGIGLPNLTARYAHLTAEPVRVERTEAEFVVTLPVLVMC; encoded by the coding sequence ATGCGTACCACGTTCCTGTCCGGCACCCGTGCCCGCGCCATGCCCTTGTTCAACTATTTTCATCCTACGATGCCCCCTTTGCAAGCCCGCCGCCCCTGGCTGCGCCTGCTGCTCACGCTGCTGACCGTGGCGGTTACCATCAGCTTTTTTACCTGCCTGGATTGCCTCAACAACCCCCGGCACTTGCTGGTCAACTTCGGGTTTACCTCCATTTATACCGTGGGGCTGTGGCTCACCAATGGCTACGCCGTCGATTGGCTCGACAAGTACGTAGGCTGGAAGCAGGCGCCCGGCAGGCGCCTGGTGTACACGCTGCTGGTTTCGTTGGGCGGCTCGTTGGCAGTGATTGTGCTGGTCCAGACGCTGATTCTGCTTTACGAGCAGCGCAGTCTGAGCGAGCTGTGGTCGGTGCGGCGGGCGGGGGCTTACTTCTTTCCGCTGGCCACCACGGCCATGATTTCCCTGTTTCTGCACAGCCGCTCGTTTCTGATGGGCTGGCGCGAGGCTCTGGTACGCAACGAGCGGCTGCAGAAGGAAATGGCCCAGGCCGAGGCTGAGTCGTTGCGCCAGCAGCTCGACCCGCACTTTATGTTCAACGCCCTGAACGCCCTGACTTCTCTGGTCGAGGAAGAGCCCAAGCTGGCCGTGCGCTTTATCCGCCAGCTCTCCCAGGTGTACCGCTACGTGCTCGACGCCCGGCAGCGGGAAGTGGTGCCCCTGGCCGACGAGCTGGAATTTGCCCAGTCCTACCTGTTTCTGCAAAATATCCGCTACGGCGAGGCCCTGCACGTGGAATTGCCCACGGCCCGCGAAGTGCCCAGCAATTTCGTGGTGCCGCCCCTGAGCCTGCAGCTGCTGCTGGAAAATGCCCTGAAGCACAACGCTGCCAGCGCCACGCAGCCCCTGCACCTGCGCATTGCCCTCGACGAAGCCGGCAAGAGCCTGACCGTGCGCAACACCCTGCGTCCGCGCCGCCTGGCCCCCGGCGAATCCCTGGGCATTGGCCTGCCCAACCTGACGGCCCGCTACGCCCATCTCACCGCCGAGCCCGTGCGCGTGGAGCGCACCGAAGCCGAATTCGTCGTAACCTTGCCGGTGCTGGTAATGTGCTAA
- a CDS encoding TonB-dependent receptor, translating to MKRLLPFLLLLLTTAFTTQAQTATTLSGTVRDQSGQPLPGANVFLKTTFDGASTDSLGRFRFSTRSTGTLPLVTTLLGYQAQEQPVTLSGTAQRFSITLKAVRNQLGDVVITSGTFEADDSKRNTTFSARDVVTTAGASADVAGALNTMPGTTRNGEEGKLFVRGGGAGETRQYLDGVPLQSPYNAAVSGMPARGRFSPMLFKGMAFSTGGYSAEYGQALSAVVALTSEDLAPETQTGISLLSIGSLSLSHQHRFERASVAVTADYMNMKPYFGLVPQRMLSAYASTGGSVALRQKTGEMGMLKVYGAYTRQRIGARQPSAEWEGGQPVHLNSDNSYLNTTFRSPLVRGWSVQTGVAATRDYQASSITVRTDNVGTTQEQGLRELEQSLVGRLMLTNDSASAYWNLKLGLEGLVQRNEQRLVAEPYSRRFAVDEQRLAGFAESDIAFSNKLVGRVGGRGEYSAVLGRWNAAPRLALAYQVNEKTQLSGAWGYFFQNPGTDLLLRAADPATLRFERAQHLQATFLRSHDNRTLRVEAYAKTYAHLVRYDLQGVYNPQQATFADPASYRSTGTGYARGLDVLWRDKKTVKNADYWVSYGLIDTRRQQRFDPVLAVPTFAARHNLAVVSKYWVAKMHTQFGATYTYNSPRAYYNPNRTDGYNQDRLPSFQDFSLNASYLTKLWNNFTIVHVSCTNVLGRQNVYGYRYSSTKDASGQYASTAVLPSAPRMVFVALLISINKKNPADTNVAPE from the coding sequence ATGAAACGCCTGCTACCTTTTCTGCTCCTGCTCCTGACCACGGCCTTTACCACGCAGGCCCAAACTGCTACCACCCTCAGCGGCACCGTCCGGGACCAGAGCGGCCAGCCCCTGCCGGGCGCCAACGTATTTCTGAAAACCACCTTCGACGGGGCCAGCACCGACTCGCTGGGCCGCTTCCGCTTCAGCACCCGCAGCACCGGCACGTTGCCGTTGGTGACTACCCTGCTCGGCTACCAGGCCCAGGAGCAGCCCGTAACCCTGAGCGGCACCGCCCAGCGCTTCAGCATCACCCTGAAAGCCGTGCGCAACCAGCTCGGCGACGTGGTCATCACCTCCGGCACCTTCGAGGCCGACGACAGCAAGCGCAACACCACCTTCTCGGCCCGCGACGTAGTCACCACGGCCGGCGCCTCGGCCGACGTGGCCGGGGCCCTGAACACCATGCCCGGCACCACCCGCAACGGGGAAGAGGGCAAGCTGTTTGTGCGGGGCGGCGGGGCCGGCGAAACCCGGCAGTACCTGGATGGGGTGCCCCTGCAAAGCCCCTACAACGCGGCCGTGTCGGGCATGCCGGCCCGGGGGCGCTTCTCGCCCATGCTCTTCAAGGGCATGGCTTTCAGCACCGGCGGCTACTCGGCCGAGTACGGGCAGGCGTTGTCGGCGGTGGTGGCCCTGACCTCGGAAGATTTGGCTCCCGAAACCCAGACCGGTATTTCCCTGCTCTCGATTGGCAGCCTGAGCCTTTCGCACCAGCACCGCTTCGAGCGGGCCTCGGTGGCCGTCACGGCCGATTACATGAACATGAAGCCCTACTTCGGCCTGGTGCCCCAGCGCATGCTCTCGGCCTATGCGTCGACGGGCGGCTCGGTGGCCCTGCGCCAGAAAACCGGCGAAATGGGCATGCTCAAAGTGTACGGGGCCTACACCCGGCAGCGCATCGGGGCCCGGCAGCCCAGCGCCGAGTGGGAAGGCGGCCAGCCGGTGCACCTGAACTCCGACAACTCCTACCTCAACACCACCTTCCGCAGTCCGCTGGTCCGGGGCTGGTCGGTGCAGACCGGCGTGGCCGCCACCCGCGACTACCAGGCCTCCAGCATCACGGTGCGCACCGACAACGTTGGCACTACCCAGGAGCAAGGCTTGCGGGAGCTGGAGCAGAGCCTGGTGGGCCGGCTGATGCTCACCAACGACTCGGCCAGCGCCTACTGGAACCTGAAGCTGGGCCTGGAAGGCCTGGTGCAGCGCAACGAGCAGCGCCTAGTGGCCGAGCCCTACAGCCGCCGCTTCGCCGTGGATGAGCAGCGCCTGGCCGGCTTTGCCGAGTCCGACATTGCCTTCAGCAACAAGCTCGTGGGCCGCGTCGGGGGCCGGGGCGAGTACTCGGCCGTGCTGGGCCGCTGGAACGCCGCTCCCCGCCTGGCTTTGGCCTACCAGGTGAATGAGAAAACCCAGCTCTCGGGCGCCTGGGGCTACTTTTTCCAGAACCCCGGCACCGACCTGCTCCTGCGCGCCGCCGACCCCGCTACCCTGCGCTTCGAGCGGGCCCAGCACCTGCAGGCTACCTTCCTGCGCAGCCACGACAACCGCACCCTGCGCGTGGAAGCCTACGCCAAAACCTACGCCCACCTGGTGCGCTACGACTTGCAGGGCGTGTACAACCCCCAGCAGGCCACCTTCGCCGACCCGGCTTCCTACCGCAGCACCGGCACCGGCTACGCCCGCGGCCTGGACGTGCTCTGGCGCGACAAGAAAACCGTGAAGAATGCCGACTACTGGGTGAGCTACGGCCTGATTGACACCCGCCGGCAGCAGCGCTTCGACCCGGTGCTGGCCGTGCCCACCTTCGCCGCCCGCCACAATCTGGCCGTGGTAAGCAAGTACTGGGTGGCTAAGATGCACACTCAGTTTGGGGCCACCTACACCTACAACAGCCCCCGGGCCTACTACAACCCCAACCGCACCGACGGCTACAATCAGGACCGCCTGCCCAGCTTCCAGGACTTCAGCCTGAACGCCAGCTACCTGACCAAGCTCTGGAACAACTTCACCATTGTGCACGTGAGCTGCACCAACGTGCTGGGCCGCCAGAACGTGTACGGCTACCGCTACAGCAGCACCAAGGACGCCAGCGGCCAGTACGCCAGCACGGCGGTGCTGCCCTCGGCCCCCCGCATGGTGTTCGTGGCCCTGCTGATTTCCATCAACAAGAAAAACCCGGCCGATACCAACGTGGCCCCCGAGTAA
- a CDS encoding acyltransferase family protein translates to MPHRPAPLYYPALTGIRALAAYLVYAHHFNPFPAWSGPWRLANEGHMGVTMFFVLSGFLITTRYFGLTSVTRAWAGRYFRNRLARIYPLYCLLTVITLLAFELNPALDGTGAWPGYSPADKAAAVLTNLTLTRGLFTEFLSSGIMQGWTLTVEESFYCLAPLLLVALARSRAPYRLLLAATLVSIGLGIALVYGSPAGRYGFFADYRFMAYRTFFGRTFEFMVGVGLAVFMRRPPAARSGFRFTGMGAAWVGASVLGLALLSTEQTFSWNRWSGIALNNLLLPIGIGGLFYGLLTERTWLSRLLATPVAQRLGKSSYAFYLVHMGIFSLALQRYVTTKPGLQFIALLGLSLALYQYVELPLHRVIRRGA, encoded by the coding sequence ATGCCGCACCGCCCAGCCCCGTTGTACTATCCTGCCCTGACCGGAATCCGGGCCCTGGCGGCCTATCTGGTGTACGCCCACCACTTCAACCCCTTCCCGGCCTGGAGCGGGCCGTGGCGGCTGGCCAACGAGGGCCACATGGGGGTTACTATGTTTTTCGTGCTCAGCGGCTTTCTGATTACCACCCGCTACTTCGGGCTGACTTCTGTTACCCGGGCCTGGGCCGGGCGCTACTTCCGCAACCGGTTGGCCCGCATCTATCCCCTGTACTGCCTGCTGACGGTCATCACGCTGCTGGCCTTCGAGCTCAACCCGGCCCTGGACGGCACCGGAGCCTGGCCGGGCTACTCCCCGGCCGACAAGGCCGCGGCGGTGCTGACCAACCTGACGCTGACGCGTGGCTTGTTCACCGAGTTTCTGAGCTCGGGCATTATGCAGGGCTGGACGCTCACGGTGGAAGAATCATTTTACTGCCTGGCCCCCTTGCTGCTCGTGGCCCTGGCCCGGAGCCGGGCCCCCTACCGGCTGCTACTAGCCGCGACTCTGGTCAGTATAGGCCTGGGAATCGCGCTGGTCTATGGCTCCCCTGCGGGCCGGTACGGGTTCTTCGCCGACTACCGCTTTATGGCGTACCGCACGTTTTTCGGGCGGACCTTCGAGTTTATGGTAGGTGTCGGCTTGGCCGTTTTTATGCGCCGGCCGCCGGCTGCCCGGTCGGGGTTCCGCTTCACGGGTATGGGAGCGGCCTGGGTCGGGGCTAGTGTGCTGGGCCTGGCCCTGCTGTCCACGGAGCAGACCTTTAGCTGGAACCGCTGGTCCGGTATTGCCCTTAACAATCTGCTGCTCCCCATTGGCATCGGAGGCCTGTTCTACGGCTTGCTGACCGAGCGCACCTGGCTTTCCCGCCTCCTGGCTACCCCGGTGGCGCAGCGGCTGGGCAAGTCCTCGTACGCCTTTTACCTGGTGCACATGGGCATCTTCAGCCTGGCCCTGCAGCGCTACGTCACCACCAAACCGGGCCTGCAGTTTATAGCCCTGCTCGGCCTTTCCCTGGCGCTGTATCAGTACGTGGAACTGCCCTTGCACCGGGTTATCAGGCGGGGCGCGTAA
- a CDS encoding LytR/AlgR family response regulator transcription factor: MIAFVIEDEPLAAKRLTDLLRRQNPPVEVRATADSVEAAVVLLQTAPTPPDVLFLDIHLSDGLSFELFEKAEVRCPVIFTTAYDAYALRAFKVNSIDYLLKPIDEEELQAALHKLQNLQRAPAAPAPAFDASLLTQVLQQLQPQNQYKKQFVVKVGEHLKVIPVENISYFFSLEKATFLQTRENRRFVIDQTLEQLEKLLDPRQFFRLNRAYYVQHDAIQDIIHYTNSRLKTVLAPTAPDGDVLISRERVPAFRAWLER; the protein is encoded by the coding sequence ATGATTGCCTTTGTTATTGAAGATGAGCCGCTGGCGGCCAAGCGTCTGACGGATTTGCTGCGGCGTCAGAACCCGCCGGTGGAGGTACGCGCCACGGCCGACTCGGTGGAAGCCGCCGTAGTGCTGCTCCAAACTGCGCCCACCCCGCCCGACGTGCTATTTCTGGATATCCACCTTTCGGATGGGCTCAGCTTCGAGCTGTTTGAAAAAGCCGAGGTACGCTGCCCGGTCATTTTCACCACGGCCTACGATGCCTACGCCCTGCGGGCTTTCAAGGTCAACAGCATCGATTACCTGCTCAAACCCATTGATGAGGAAGAGCTGCAGGCGGCCCTGCACAAGCTCCAGAACCTGCAGCGGGCCCCGGCCGCCCCAGCCCCGGCCTTCGATGCCAGCCTGCTGACCCAGGTCTTGCAGCAGCTGCAGCCCCAAAACCAGTACAAGAAGCAGTTTGTGGTGAAAGTGGGGGAGCACCTGAAGGTAATTCCGGTGGAGAATATCAGCTACTTCTTCAGCCTGGAAAAAGCCACCTTCCTGCAAACCCGCGAAAACCGCCGCTTCGTTATCGACCAGACGCTGGAGCAGCTCGAAAAGCTGCTGGACCCGCGCCAGTTCTTCCGCCTCAACCGGGCCTACTACGTGCAGCACGACGCCATCCAGGACATTATTCACTACACCAACAGCCGCCTCAAAACCGTGCTGGCCCCCACCGCCCCCGACGGCGACGTGCTCATCAGCCGGGAACGAGTCCCCGCCTTCCGCGCCTGGCTGGAACGGTGA
- a CDS encoding LytR/AlgR family response regulator transcription factor produces MNVLLLEDEYPAAERLQRLLLQAAPEARVAAVLDTVDGAVAWLTTNPAPDLIISDIQLADGLSLDVFDQLVVRSPVIFATAYDAYALRAFKANSIDYLLKPIKLTELRAALTKLQEWQQPAAPARQLESLRDSLPRAERQYKTRFLVRSGEQLLPLPVGAVAWFQSRHEVTTLVATDGRRFVIDYTLEQLESLLDPSQFFRLNRQYIAHLQAVQRLHPYFNGKLKLDLAPAPSEEVLVSKEKASPFKNWLEG; encoded by the coding sequence ATGAATGTTTTGCTGCTCGAAGACGAGTACCCGGCCGCCGAGCGGCTCCAGCGCCTGCTGCTGCAAGCCGCCCCCGAAGCCCGGGTAGCCGCCGTGCTCGACACGGTGGACGGGGCCGTAGCCTGGCTGACCACCAACCCCGCCCCCGACCTGATTATCTCCGACATCCAGCTGGCCGACGGCCTAAGCCTTGACGTATTTGACCAGCTCGTGGTACGCAGCCCGGTCATCTTCGCCACGGCCTATGACGCCTACGCCCTGCGCGCCTTCAAAGCCAACAGCATCGATTATCTGCTCAAGCCCATCAAGCTCACGGAGCTGCGCGCGGCCCTGACCAAGCTGCAGGAGTGGCAGCAGCCCGCGGCCCCGGCCCGGCAGCTGGAAAGCCTGCGCGACAGTCTGCCCCGGGCCGAACGGCAGTACAAGACCCGTTTTCTGGTGCGCAGCGGCGAGCAGCTCCTGCCCCTGCCGGTGGGCGCGGTGGCCTGGTTCCAGAGCCGCCACGAAGTCACGACTCTGGTAGCCACCGACGGCCGCCGCTTCGTCATCGACTACACCCTCGAGCAACTGGAAAGCCTGCTGGACCCGAGCCAGTTTTTCCGCCTCAACCGCCAGTACATTGCCCACCTGCAGGCCGTGCAGCGCCTCCACCCCTATTTCAACGGCAAGCTCAAACTCGACCTGGCCCCGGCCCCCAGCGAGGAAGTCCTGGTCAGCAAGGAAAAAGCGTCACCCTTCAAGAATTGGCTGGAGGGGTGA